The proteins below come from a single Uloborus diversus isolate 005 chromosome 10, Udiv.v.3.1, whole genome shotgun sequence genomic window:
- the LOC129231012 gene encoding 52 kDa repressor of the inhibitor of the protein kinase-like, whose translation MLNASIKRSEFIVGVEISVYCLSLTLRLSQQLQSPKQDLSSALANVSQVLDTFRSVRQNAELEFQTIYKNCLEIAEELDLELEIPRSGKRKSARDCTPPENPEVYFRRTVFLPLIDHFISEIDCRFSRDFLGVLPLEGLIPSNLSRYTDKNIITAAEKYRNFTDELGSLSLLLAEIKMWRNKWLPICGPPTTAIGALKELDPSFFPSIAVLLQIFVTIPVTTSTAERSFSTLKRIKTYLRSTMGEVRLNGLALANVARDRDVSVDKIIELFCKSKKRRMCLENWEHVK comes from the coding sequence ATGTTAAATGCTTCAATAAAAAGGAGTGAATTTATTGTTGGCGTCGAAATATCAGTGTACTGTCTCAGTTTGACACTGAGGCTAAGTCAGCAGTTGCAAAGCCCGAAGCAGGATTTGTCTTCTGCATTAGCTAATGTGTCtcaagttttggacacttttcggAGTGTAAGACAAAACGCAGAACtcgaatttcaaactatttacaaaaactgCCTTGAAATTGCTGAAGAATTGGATCTGGAGTTAGAAATACCCAGATCAGGAAAGCGTAAAAGTGCTCGAGACTGTACACCTCCagaaaatccagaagtttatttcAGACGAACAGTCTTTCTTCCTCTGATAGATCACTTCATTTCCGAGATTGATTGCAGATTTAGCAGAGATTTTCTTGGAGTGCTTCCCCTCGAAGGTCTAATTCCATCGAACTTGTCGAGGTATactgacaaaaatattataactgcTGCAGAAAAATACAGGAATTTTACAGATGAACTAGGAAGTTTGAGCTTGCTATTAGCAGAAATCAAGATGTGGAGGAATAAATGGCTGCCGATATGCGGTCCTCCTACAACAGCTATCGGGGCACTGAAAGAGCTAGACCCTTCGTTTTTCCCATCTATTGCTGTTCTTCTCCAAATTTTCGTAACAATCCCAGTAACGACTTCAACAGCTGAACGTAGTTTTTCTaccttaaaaaggataaaaacctatttaagaagcacaatgGGAGAAGTACGGTTAAATGGACTTGCTCTAGCAAATGTGGCAAGAGATAGAGATGTATCTGTCGACAAAATAATTGAACTCTTCTGCAAAAGTAAGAAGAGGAGAATGTGCTTGGAAAACTGGGAACAtgtcaaataa
- the LOC129231013 gene encoding zinc finger MYM-type protein 1-like yields MEPIPGSSVSHVGLLIDARKASIIEQNLKRLKPIVKTVLFCAHNNLPLRGHRDDGNLNSREEQENALRGNQGVFKSLLAFRIDAGDEDLKTHLTTCRKNSTHISKTIQNDIIECIGDYIRSEITSSIQKAKYFSIICDETTDESKKEQLTFCVRYVDIDSFTTREDFLGFVELKATTGLSIKSAIDEELTKLNLSYKYLCGQGYDGASNMSGPFKGVQALISEEQPLAIYTHCFSHSLNLCITKSCQIPVIRNVMGTVETVSVFLSASAHRTNALIDVVEKQDFSETKKKEIESTLPYTVGRKA; encoded by the coding sequence ATGGAGCCTATTCCTGGAAGTTCAGTAAGTCATGTTGGCCTCCTGATAGACGCTAGAAAAGCCTCTATaatagagcaaaatttaaaacgcTTGAAGCCTATAGTAAAAACCGTACTGTTTTGTGCCCATAACAATCTGCCTTTGAGAGGTCATAGGGATGACGGCAATTTGAACAGCAGGGAAGAGCAAGAAAATGCATTAAGAGGAAACCAGGGTGTTTTCAAAAGTCTATTGGCTTTTAGAATTGATGCTGGTGATGAAGATTTGAAAACGCACCTTACCACTTGCAGAAAAAACAGTAcacatatcagcaaaacaatccaAAACGACATAATCGAATGCATTGGCGATTATATCCGTTCGGAGATTACGAGTAGTATACAAAAAGCCAAATACTTCTCAATAATATGTGATGAAACCACAGATGAAAGTAAGAAGGAGCAGCTTACGTTTTGTGTGCGATATGTCGACATAGACAGTTTCACAACCAGGGAAGATTTCCTTGGATTCGTGGAACTCAAAGCGACAACTGGTTTATCGATTAAATCCGCAATAGACGAAGAACTGACAAAACTGAATTTGTCTTACAAATACCTCTGTGGACAAGGCTACGATGGAGCAAGCAACATGTCTGGGCCATTTAAGGGCGTTCAAGCTCTAATTTCCGAGGAGCAACCCCTCGCCATTTATACTCATTGTTTCAGCCATTCCCTGAATTTGTGCATCACAAAAAGCTGCCAAATTCCTGTTATAAGAAACGTAATGGGAACAGTTGAGACTGTCTCTGTGTTTCTCTCGGCTTCTGCGCACAGAACAAATGCATTAATCGATGTTGTAGAAAAGCAAGACTTttcggaaactaaaaaaaaagagattgaaagCACTTTGCCCTACACGGTGGGTAGAAAGGCATGA